One genomic segment of Vulcanisaeta thermophila includes these proteins:
- a CDS encoding arginase family protein — protein sequence MPFIRESMYKFIKDPGDVRVGEIIRRGWVKGDVGILGVPWDGAVGTRPGSRQAPSRVRSWLYSSPYVFSNNLSIVDLGDVDVVVGDHNETWRRVEATVSEALGLVRELVVIGGDSTTSYAAFRGFRRAVGGDVSYILLDAHPDVRVVTEGLTSGQVVRWVREVDPGAGIFIIGVRTHSNAPYLFREAEKLNVKVYTMEQVDEVGIDNVLNEVINQSSNREVHLSVNMDVVDPAYAPGVNSPSPGGFTPREIIRIIKRLTRALRPRVFDIVEYTPPYDVNDVTAMLASALIINAIWL from the coding sequence GTGCCGTTTATTAGGGAATCCATGTATAAGTTCATTAAAGATCCAGGGGATGTAAGGGTAGGCGAGATCATCAGGAGGGGCTGGGTTAAGGGGGATGTGGGGATCCTGGGCGTTCCATGGGATGGTGCCGTGGGTACCAGGCCCGGCTCTAGGCAGGCCCCTTCTAGGGTTAGGTCCTGGCTTTACTCATCACCATACGTATTCAGTAATAACCTAAGTATTGTGGATCTTGGTGATGTGGATGTAGTCGTGGGTGATCACAATGAGACTTGGCGTAGGGTGGAGGCCACGGTTTCCGAGGCCCTGGGCCTTGTTAGGGAGTTGGTGGTGATTGGCGGTGACAGCACCACGTCATACGCAGCCTTCAGGGGCTTTAGGAGAGCCGTTGGTGGTGACGTCTCGTACATACTCCTTGATGCGCACCCTGACGTTAGGGTTGTGACTGAGGGGTTGACCTCCGGGCAGGTTGTTAGGTGGGTTAGGGAGGTGGATCCCGGAGCTGGGATTTTCATAATCGGTGTTAGGACCCATTCAAATGCACCGTACCTGTTTAGGGAGGCTGAGAAATTGAATGTTAAGGTGTACACCATGGAGCAGGTGGATGAGGTGGGAATAGACAATGTACTGAATGAAGTCATTAATCAAAGCAGCAACAGGGAGGTTCACCTTAGCGTTAACATGGACGTAGTGGACCCCGCATACGCGCCAGGCGTTAACAGCCCATCACCAGGGGGATTCACACCGAGGGAGATAATCAGGATAATTAAGAGGTTAACCAGGGCCCTGAGGCCCAGGGTCTTCGACATCGTTGAGTACACACCACCCTACGATGTTAACGATGTCACGGCCATGCTGGCCTCGGCATTGATAATAAATGCCATATGGCTCTAG